tgttccagcatggccccaggaGTTCAGGATGACTTTGTCAGTGAGCATTTCCCTgagatactaaaaatagctccttaCTTTGGCATTGGATTCACATgcggttgccatgtggatccatgtcagagcacatgtggagtatatcatttttttcatgtcttaccctaaaataaataacagaaaaaaataatgatgaaacaagtttttaaaacaaaatatgctttTATAACATAGGAAATGTAGAGGTTTACAGGCTCGGTCTAGAAacttaatttcctttattttacaacCCGTGGGGTATCACTAgaatactttaaaatgttataactaattttaatttcaaactaagattatgaaagattatagAATAATTTACTGTTCTCTTTCCTAGAATTCAAAAAAGTGAATGTACCTTTGCAAAATCCCTTTCAAAGTCCACCCATTGCAAAGAGTGGAGAAGAATACTATGAACATAAtatgtttgcaaatattgttATTCAAAGACAAAGCCAGTCTATATTGAGGCAACACTGCGATATGTTGGAGATATATGGAAAacctttaaaatcaaaattaaggtTTAAAAACCAAACAGGAAATTTCAATTTAAAGAACTCTGATTTCTTCAATGCTGATGGGACATCCATTCCATGCCATAACCATGAACTAATGTACACTAAAGTTAGGTTGCATCCCAGTCCCAAATCCATTGAAAATATGTCCAAGATCACTCAGCAACGAAGAACTGACAATGAAGAGGAAGCCCTCACATGCACTGAATGTGGGATAACTATTCTCGAGATGGCTCAGCTCACTGATTATCAGAGAGTTCTTAGTGGAGATAAATCTTATAAATGCAGTCTGTGTCAGAAATCCTCTAGAAAATCCAGTGAGAGAGTTCATACAGGACTGAATCAGAgtgaatacaaaatatataataaaacttttaGTAAATCACAGCTGAATATATATCAGAAAACTCATGCAGGAAACAAACCTTACACATATAGTGAATGTAGAAACGGTTACACTTACAAGTGTCAGCTCAGCAATCATCAAAGAACTCATACCGGAGAGAAGCCGTATGTatgcagggagtgtgagaaaggctttacagagaagagaaatctgattatacatcaaaggactcatacaGAACAGAACCCTtatgtatgcagtgaatgtgggaaagcctttacaGTGAAAAGTCAGCTGATTATACATCAAAAGACTCATACCAGAGAGAAACCATATGTATGCAGTGATTGTGGAAAAAGCTTTCCAGGGAAGAGAAATCTGATTAGACATCAAAGAACTCATACTGGAAAAAAGCCTTATGTATGCAGTGAATGTATGAAAGGTTTTACAGGGAAGACTCAACTGATAATACATCAAAGGAGTCATACCggagagaagccatatgtatgcagtgagtgtggaaaaggatttccagagaagaggaaggtgattatacatcaaaggactcatacaggagagaagccgtatctatgcagtgaatgtgggaaaggctttacaGTGAAGAGTCACCTGATTAgacatcaaaggactcatactggagagaagccatatgtatgTAGTGAGTGTGAAAAAGCCTTTCCAGAGAAGAGGAATTTGAttatacatcaaaggactcatactGAAGTGAAGCCTTAtctatgcagtgaatgtgggaaaggctgTACAATGAAAAGTCAACTGATTATACATCAAAGGAATCATACTAAAGAGAAGCCTTATGTATGCAGTGACTGTGGGAAAGGCTTTCCAGAGAAGAGGAATCTGATTATACATCAAATGAATCATACTGGGGAGAAGCCTTTTGTATGCAGTGATTGTGGGAAAGGCTTTACACTGAATTGTCACC
The Saccopteryx bilineata isolate mSacBil1 chromosome 3, mSacBil1_pri_phased_curated, whole genome shotgun sequence DNA segment above includes these coding regions:
- the LOC136331994 gene encoding zinc finger protein 432-like isoform X1 — translated: MGNNIYFTHQKHITTLNSTVLFQECLTFHDVAVNFTWEEWQLLDLNQKDLFRDVMLENYSNLVSVGHQSTKPDVLSKLERGEEAWTVGDEPQHVVCPEFKKVNVPLQNPFQSPPIAKSGEEYYEHNMFANIVIQRQSQSILRQHCDMLEIYGKPLKSKLRFKNQTGNFNLKNSDFFNADGTSIPCHNHELMYTKVRLHPSPKSIENMSKITQQRRTDNEEEALTCTECGITILEMAQLTDYQRVLSGDKSYKCSLCQKSSRKSSERVHTGLNQSEYKIYNKTFSKSQLNIYQKTHAGNKPYTYSECRNGYTYKCQLSNHQRTHTGEKPYVCRECEKGFTEKRNLIIHQRTHTEQNPYVCSECGKAFTVKSQLIIHQKTHTREKPYVCSDCGKSFPGKRNLIRHQRTHTGKKPYVCSECMKGFTGKTQLIIHQRSHTGEKPYVCSECGKGFPEKRKVIIHQRTHTGEKPYLCSECGKGFTVKSHLIRHQRTHTGEKPYVCSECEKAFPEKRNLIIHQRTHTEVKPYLCSECGKGCTMKSQLIIHQRNHTKEKPYVCSDCGKGFPEKRNLIIHQMNHTGEKPFVCSDCGKGFTLNCHLIIHQRTHTGEKPYVCRECGKGFSEKRKLIIHQRTHTGEKPYVCSECGKGFPGKRNLIIHQMNHTEEKPFVCSDCGKGFTLNCRLIIHQRTHTGEKPYVCRECGKGFPEKRNLIIHQMNHTGEMPFVCSDCGKGFTVKSHLIIHQRTHTGEKPYVCCECGKGFSQKGHLIRHQRTHTGEKRYASSECGKDS
- the LOC136331994 gene encoding zinc finger protein 615-like isoform X2, whose amino-acid sequence is MFANIVIQRQSQSILRQHCDMLEIYGKPLKSKLRFKNQTGNFNLKNSDFFNADGTSIPCHNHELMYTKVRLHPSPKSIENMSKITQQRRTDNEEEALTCTECGITILEMAQLTDYQRVLSGDKSYKCSLCQKSSRKSSERVHTGLNQSEYKIYNKTFSKSQLNIYQKTHAGNKPYTYSECRNGYTYKCQLSNHQRTHTGEKPYVCRECEKGFTEKRNLIIHQRTHTEQNPYVCSECGKAFTVKSQLIIHQKTHTREKPYVCSDCGKSFPGKRNLIRHQRTHTGKKPYVCSECMKGFTGKTQLIIHQRSHTGEKPYVCSECGKGFPEKRKVIIHQRTHTGEKPYLCSECGKGFTVKSHLIRHQRTHTGEKPYVCSECEKAFPEKRNLIIHQRTHTEVKPYLCSECGKGCTMKSQLIIHQRNHTKEKPYVCSDCGKGFPEKRNLIIHQMNHTGEKPFVCSDCGKGFTLNCHLIIHQRTHTGEKPYVCRECGKGFSEKRKLIIHQRTHTGEKPYVCSECGKGFPGKRNLIIHQMNHTEEKPFVCSDCGKGFTLNCRLIIHQRTHTGEKPYVCRECGKGFPEKRNLIIHQMNHTGEMPFVCSDCGKGFTVKSHLIIHQRTHTGEKPYVCCECGKGFSQKGHLIRHQRTHTGEKRYASSECGKDS